A stretch of the Opisthocomus hoazin isolate bOpiHoa1 chromosome 2, bOpiHoa1.hap1, whole genome shotgun sequence genome encodes the following:
- the CHGB gene encoding secretogranin-1 isoform X1, translated as MPASSADAKKKGFAAFSSARLHPPVCLAGCFPGATLVFLTLLGKLTPFISTVCFVFICYRRCLAVPPKQHCREGGVSTVPVEKDHLEEMVTRCIVEVLSNALSKPNAPPINPECKEILKKSGRNDRERSENKQLEVRHLKEAAEIEKHHTGSVEKEQSQAEEESKNYMKGSDEDKLAHEEGKSKEEEDGHHTPIQEERLRTEEKKHYQEIRREEEKSYHSEEERKESKRREEAVEHAVLNEKSHSTGTSTEEFPDGNDQRPMGHWHSEEGMQSPYKRIHEGEVGEAEEERSEKYHHESKERNFSRQQEHEESDESEEIEEEKQPYNPKRYHGKHRVGEPSEEKRGRGGEKEEVAEELNTEEARLWEERNRHQKHHEESEQQREEKSGYGRHGSEEVEEKSHADQGSEEYRERWQQSEESSEEENKRHRHSEESDEKWREERRHHDGSHEARRHHSVGRMSLGDESEEELDRYLNGGSKDKQHHAGGRYRLWDDEDGGSQKAYARERKGQARRHYSTEDSVEQQHYPGNSEEEEEQVEKKHHSSDQMEDEEENMEEGRYAEREEYRSRPPVENEKRTTASYSPFYPLLWWKSRHVEKRDSAGEQLLEGKEEGRPTLNEKSLFPEYDDDDWWEKKQILSALNHGRTEKRNLGKMNRYDMKRQYNKMDQLAQLLNYRKKSAEFPELYNSGEDMKKRHVIRKDRGSLSQKPLTEEEEKDLENLAAMDLELQKIAEKFNDNRRG; from the exons ATGCCTGCTTCCTCTGCAGATGCCAAAAAGAAAGGTTTTGCTGCTTTCAGTAGCGCAAGGCTGCACCCTCCTGTCTGCTTGGCAGGATGCTTCCCTGGGGCAACGTTAGTTTTCCTGACACTGTTAGGTAAACTGACCCCCTTCATCTCCACAGTCTGCTTTGTGTTCATCTGTTACAGAAGATGCCTTGCTGTCCCAcccaagcagcactgcagagagggtG gTGTCAGCACAGTTCCAGTGGAAAAAGACCATCTTGAAGAAATG GTAACACGGTGCATAGTGGAGGTTCTGTCCAACGCTCTGTCTAAGCCAAATGCACCACCAATTAACCctgaatgcaaagaaatcctgaaGAAGA GTGGtagaaatgacagagagagaagtgAAAACAAACAACTTGAGGTGAGGCATTTGAAAGAGGCAGCAGAGATTGAAAAACATCATACCGGGAGTGTGGAGAAAGAACAAAGTCAAGCAGAAGAGGAATCTAAAAATTACATGAAAGGAAGCGATGAGGATAAACTTGCTCACGAGGAAGGTAAAAgcaaggaagaggaggatggaCACCATACACCTATTCAGGAAGAGAGACTTcgtacagaagagaagaaacactaTCAGGAAAtcagaagggaggaggagaagagctaCCAtagtgaagaagaaagaaaagagagcaagCGTCGTGAGGAAGCGGTAGAGCATGCTGTTCTCAATGAGAAGTCCCACTCCACAGGCACAAGCACAGAGGAGTTCCCTGATGGGAATGATCAGCGCCCCATGGGCCACTGGCATTCGGAGGAAGGAATGCAGAGCCCTTACAAAAGAATTCATGAAGGCGAAgtgggagaggcagaggaagaaagaagtgaaaaatacCACCATGAGTCTAAGGAACGTAATTTCTCCCGTCAGCAAGAGCATGAAGAATCTGATGAGAGTGAAGAAatagaggaggagaagcagccctACAACCCCAAACGTTATCATGGGAAGCACAGAGTGGGTGAGCCCTCTGAAGAGAAGAGGGGTCGTGGTGGTGAGAAAGAGGAAGTAGCTGAGGAACTGAACACAGAGGAGGCCCGTCTCTGGGAGGAAAGGAACCGCCATCAGAAACATCATGAAGAGTCTGAGCAGCAGCGTGAGGAGAAGAGCGGTTATGGGAGGCATGGGTCTGAAGAAGTGGAGGAGAAGAGTCATGCAGACCAGGGAAGCGAGGAGTACAGAGAAAGGTGGCAACAGAGTGAAGAGAGCagtgaagaagaaaacaagaggCATCGCCACAGTGAAGAAAGTGATGAGAAGTGGCGTGAGGAGAGGAGACACCATGATGGATCACATGAGGCAAGGAGGCACCATTCTGTGGGAAGGATGTCTCTTGGGGACGAAAGCGAGGAAGAGCTGGACAGGTATCTCAATGGTGGCAGCAAGGACAAGCAGCATCATGCTGGAGGCAGATACCGCTTGTGGGACGATGAAGATGGAGGGTCACAGAAAGCATATGCTCGAGAGCGCAAGGGGCAGGCCAGAAGACACTACAGCACTGAGGACAGTGTAGAGCAGCAGCACTACCCTGGCaacagtgaggaggaggaggagcaagtAGAAAAGAAGCATCACAGCAGTGATCAGATGGAAGATGAAGAGGAGAATATGGAGGAGGGAAGATATGCAGAGAGGGAAGAGTACAGAAGCCGTCCCCCTGTAGAGAATGAGAAGAGAACCACAGCATCCTACAGCCCGTTCTACCCACTGCTGTGGTGGAAAAGCCGGCACGTGGAGAAGAGGGAcagtgcaggagagcagcttCTGGAGGGCAAAGAGGAAGGCAGGCCCACCCTGAATGAGAAGAGTCTTTTCCCTGAATATGATGATGATGACTGGTGGGAGAAAAAGCAAATCCTAAGTGCTCTGAACCATGGACGCACCGAGAAGAGGAATCTTGGCAAAATGAACAGATATGATATGAAAAGGCAATACAACAAGATGGATCAACTCGCACAGCTTCTGAATTACAGGAAGAAATCGGCTGAATTCCCAGAGTTGTACAATTCTGGAGAAGACATGAAAAAGCGTCACGTGATCAGGAAGGACAGAGGAAGTCTGAGCCAGAAGCCTCTGACAGAAGAGGAG gaaaaagacCTGGAGAACCTGGCTGCTATGGATCTGGAGCTGCAGAAAATAGCCG
- the CHGB gene encoding secretogranin-1 isoform X2 translates to MGPLALLGLVGAAALAGVSTVPVEKDHLEEMVTRCIVEVLSNALSKPNAPPINPECKEILKKSGRNDRERSENKQLEVRHLKEAAEIEKHHTGSVEKEQSQAEEESKNYMKGSDEDKLAHEEGKSKEEEDGHHTPIQEERLRTEEKKHYQEIRREEEKSYHSEEERKESKRREEAVEHAVLNEKSHSTGTSTEEFPDGNDQRPMGHWHSEEGMQSPYKRIHEGEVGEAEEERSEKYHHESKERNFSRQQEHEESDESEEIEEEKQPYNPKRYHGKHRVGEPSEEKRGRGGEKEEVAEELNTEEARLWEERNRHQKHHEESEQQREEKSGYGRHGSEEVEEKSHADQGSEEYRERWQQSEESSEEENKRHRHSEESDEKWREERRHHDGSHEARRHHSVGRMSLGDESEEELDRYLNGGSKDKQHHAGGRYRLWDDEDGGSQKAYARERKGQARRHYSTEDSVEQQHYPGNSEEEEEQVEKKHHSSDQMEDEEENMEEGRYAEREEYRSRPPVENEKRTTASYSPFYPLLWWKSRHVEKRDSAGEQLLEGKEEGRPTLNEKSLFPEYDDDDWWEKKQILSALNHGRTEKRNLGKMNRYDMKRQYNKMDQLAQLLNYRKKSAEFPELYNSGEDMKKRHVIRKDRGSLSQKPLTEEEEKDLENLAAMDLELQKIAEKFNDNRRG, encoded by the exons ATGGGGCCGCTGGCGCTGCTGGGCCTGGTGGGGGCCGCCGCCCTGGCAG gTGTCAGCACAGTTCCAGTGGAAAAAGACCATCTTGAAGAAATG GTAACACGGTGCATAGTGGAGGTTCTGTCCAACGCTCTGTCTAAGCCAAATGCACCACCAATTAACCctgaatgcaaagaaatcctgaaGAAGA GTGGtagaaatgacagagagagaagtgAAAACAAACAACTTGAGGTGAGGCATTTGAAAGAGGCAGCAGAGATTGAAAAACATCATACCGGGAGTGTGGAGAAAGAACAAAGTCAAGCAGAAGAGGAATCTAAAAATTACATGAAAGGAAGCGATGAGGATAAACTTGCTCACGAGGAAGGTAAAAgcaaggaagaggaggatggaCACCATACACCTATTCAGGAAGAGAGACTTcgtacagaagagaagaaacactaTCAGGAAAtcagaagggaggaggagaagagctaCCAtagtgaagaagaaagaaaagagagcaagCGTCGTGAGGAAGCGGTAGAGCATGCTGTTCTCAATGAGAAGTCCCACTCCACAGGCACAAGCACAGAGGAGTTCCCTGATGGGAATGATCAGCGCCCCATGGGCCACTGGCATTCGGAGGAAGGAATGCAGAGCCCTTACAAAAGAATTCATGAAGGCGAAgtgggagaggcagaggaagaaagaagtgaaaaatacCACCATGAGTCTAAGGAACGTAATTTCTCCCGTCAGCAAGAGCATGAAGAATCTGATGAGAGTGAAGAAatagaggaggagaagcagccctACAACCCCAAACGTTATCATGGGAAGCACAGAGTGGGTGAGCCCTCTGAAGAGAAGAGGGGTCGTGGTGGTGAGAAAGAGGAAGTAGCTGAGGAACTGAACACAGAGGAGGCCCGTCTCTGGGAGGAAAGGAACCGCCATCAGAAACATCATGAAGAGTCTGAGCAGCAGCGTGAGGAGAAGAGCGGTTATGGGAGGCATGGGTCTGAAGAAGTGGAGGAGAAGAGTCATGCAGACCAGGGAAGCGAGGAGTACAGAGAAAGGTGGCAACAGAGTGAAGAGAGCagtgaagaagaaaacaagaggCATCGCCACAGTGAAGAAAGTGATGAGAAGTGGCGTGAGGAGAGGAGACACCATGATGGATCACATGAGGCAAGGAGGCACCATTCTGTGGGAAGGATGTCTCTTGGGGACGAAAGCGAGGAAGAGCTGGACAGGTATCTCAATGGTGGCAGCAAGGACAAGCAGCATCATGCTGGAGGCAGATACCGCTTGTGGGACGATGAAGATGGAGGGTCACAGAAAGCATATGCTCGAGAGCGCAAGGGGCAGGCCAGAAGACACTACAGCACTGAGGACAGTGTAGAGCAGCAGCACTACCCTGGCaacagtgaggaggaggaggagcaagtAGAAAAGAAGCATCACAGCAGTGATCAGATGGAAGATGAAGAGGAGAATATGGAGGAGGGAAGATATGCAGAGAGGGAAGAGTACAGAAGCCGTCCCCCTGTAGAGAATGAGAAGAGAACCACAGCATCCTACAGCCCGTTCTACCCACTGCTGTGGTGGAAAAGCCGGCACGTGGAGAAGAGGGAcagtgcaggagagcagcttCTGGAGGGCAAAGAGGAAGGCAGGCCCACCCTGAATGAGAAGAGTCTTTTCCCTGAATATGATGATGATGACTGGTGGGAGAAAAAGCAAATCCTAAGTGCTCTGAACCATGGACGCACCGAGAAGAGGAATCTTGGCAAAATGAACAGATATGATATGAAAAGGCAATACAACAAGATGGATCAACTCGCACAGCTTCTGAATTACAGGAAGAAATCGGCTGAATTCCCAGAGTTGTACAATTCTGGAGAAGACATGAAAAAGCGTCACGTGATCAGGAAGGACAGAGGAAGTCTGAGCCAGAAGCCTCTGACAGAAGAGGAG gaaaaagacCTGGAGAACCTGGCTGCTATGGATCTGGAGCTGCAGAAAATAGCCG